The genomic DNA TATTCCCCAGTGAAAACTACACTTTCACTAATAGAAGTATACTTACGCCGAATCAGTCGgtagaattacatacatatatcacacaacataattatatatatataatcgttGCTAGCTGATATTTTGCGTACAATTAGCAACACatatccatattttattttattttttttttattttattttacatatataccaggaaggccatacaggtaaatcccaatgcgccttcctggccaattacaaatacaaatacagcatttttattataagtcgttgaattgcgagacactgaaaaaactcgcaaattaacgagacatctatgaattgtacatcaatcaaatttttcaaatagtggtgacatagtaggtaggaaggatttttagccaattttttttttccgggaaccgtttcaacaatgaaatcagagaaaattggcaaactctgataggaaacgatcaacctggagtcacaaatccaggtctgaccaacagcatactctgaaaaattcattttcattcagggatagaacccggcaccttcttgacggtaagcagaagcttaacgtccgagctatgctgctggatataTGTAGCTAACCTCTAAATCTATACAATTGACTATCTGACTCAATTTTTCATCAAGACCACACACTTGTTCATCAACATTGCTAAGATATggataatatatttgaattctgCAATGATATTGTTGAAGATCTAAAACTTGAGTGGCCCAAAATAGTCCGAACCTAGACACAGTCAGTCTAGAAGCAGtgtaaaaaggtcaaaaattgtattttcgtctttaataatatatgcacaatgtatgtatgtacatacatatgtatatagccacagcgtagtgcactggtagagctattgagtaaagaggtcgtgggttcaagtcccgaccaaatacgctgctggtgagATCTTGTGGtgattataactagaggtaggatagtcacagtgctatcaattgttccattgttgtaaatcctttgtaaaaaaggttcggcaaacctttaacaatgcatttacaacctttgaacaatacgtggcaccttctgggtccggtgactatttATAACACACATCGGCCGTCTCTCGTTATAcatttccgatttttctagcttaattgttgaaacgaatccaataaatcggtatcatCCCCCTTAATTTCtcgaaaattcgagatattagcAACTAGAAATTGTCGAATCTTATAAAaaacaatacacacacacacacacacttcatcatttcgaacgggctGGATTGGTGAatgtgtaatgcgcgcactttttattacgattaatattgttgcgtaggggtgggtggaggatccaagtaaaaggccagcAGTCGTTTCTCGTCAACAGTCGTCcaaaggagatacacgcactggcagtgctcagtccagaattacatgatatcgcctacgtaccgccttataatgggtagatctctcaggaagtctaatctgtttacctgttgtatagtcacgtattcggatatgtatttccacgacaatgggtctccccgtaccgattctgagaaaggactaataacggtcattgtttagcctaaatgcacttagagtccagatataatcctggaagtaagtgcaagcacttagttaatccgataacagatatccgttgatctaagtgcaagcacttagttaatccgataacagataactcctgaacggtcacatagtctctgggattctattcgcttaatccacggcgtacgtaacaatattatgtgCGCACGCGtgtctataaattaccttatattatatttatatataacatataactttattttaattcgtgtatcaattcctttccgaaatcaCCCGTTGAAAACAACGGGCAGAATTCTAGTGTATGTATAAAGTCACtgtggtatatttgtaaaataaaattacgagaaacatgcaaaaaaaaatgcccccccccccctgtaaGTAACTTTTTAAGTTGTGAGTATAAAAAGTTACTTACAGGGGGGGGGGCTAGTTTCATCAAGTGAAATTacttaaaaaatgcaaaatggTGAAAGTACTTCATTACATTGAATTTTTGCGACCCGCTCCAATTCGCACGTTCGTTCATTCATAATCCGACATTTTTTTCAGATTCGCATTGAGTTTTCAAAAGAGAAAGTGCTGTTGCTCTTAAAGCGAGCGCTTATCATCAGCCATACGAAGGAAGAAGAAAGAATAGATAACGACAAAACATACCATTCGGGGGGATGGAAAGGCTCTAATGTTTTCTTTTCGTATTTTCTTTTCCCGTCACTGCGTAGATTGCAAGCGGAAAAATGGCTCACAAAATTCGCCCTTATGTATTCGGGTTGAAATCCTGTTTGAACAATTCccgaatatattataatatgcaacAATTcctcgacatacatacatcgagCGAAGAGTGATTCGGTCGATTATCTCCCTATTAATGTCTACGCTTTATTTCAATGGCGaaagtttttgtttatttttattttgtcgtTTCATCCCTTTATCAAATTCATTCAACTATGACTTGAACATAGTGTAGGTTATTACGGTGATTcccaaattattttaatacacatgaaaaaatttcatattgcATTAAGTATTAAGATAGTTGGGAAAAGATGAAACAAAGTGCATTCTCGAGCATATGTGTCCAAGCGGATAATCCCAGTTAAATTTGCTTTTAAAGTTTCGTAGTGAAATTAAATCAGACTCTCAATTAATCCTATATAAGGCAAGCCGTTCAATCGAATCACGGAGCTAATGAACTTTGAAGCTTAAATAAAAGAACAAAATCTGAAGCGTCGGGAAAAAGAattggaaaagaaaataaaattcaattaattttttttatctgaagTTTACAGCGAGGGTGGCGTTTTAAATTGCAGTATACGattttatagaaatataaaatcaacagcatttaaatataaaaattttatccgATTATtgaaccaattttttttccttatCTTGTTAGTGTCTGTAGAAAAATTGGGGAttgctttttttataaataaaagtatttgaaaacgAATTAACCTCCTCAGTTCTGACTTTTTATTTTCTGAAGAAATAAATTGTGGAATTTTCTATTAAGTACAGATATGTAGATGTACATTATATTATGaggaataaaaaatatgcttttgtatttttttcaaggcTCCTTTTagttttactttgtcttttggTCTGACAGTATTcctatcgttttgaaactttgccattttgcgcggtttgtcaacgatagaaatttaaatcacttCTGCCAgtacaatggtgaaaaatagtcgtaataaacacgtttaataaTCGAAAAAATTTGAAGCCAATGACAGCTCAGCAACGCCAGTGAGTGGCCTTATATGTTGGACTTttcgccacccactcgttttgtcagattgtTTATACGCctataattttatctttttcacactatatcttataaaatttgcattattatctctcatatatatttttacctcacttataggttatataatgaatgtaaaaatttttatattataattctgatatatgtatgtacgtacgtgttACGGCCAAAACGCTACATTCTACAAAGCGCTCGGACTGATCTATCTTTATATTTTACGATTTCATCTTTCTGgcgtgtttttaatttattcgtgGAAAATACATTagattttttcatacaaaataacgAAAATAAACATGGCATACCTGGAGTGGCGTGACCGAGCAGCGACATCGTATCCTTCTTGTAGTGTGAACGCATTTAAGATTGAGAGAAATAACGCGGGGGCGCAAatcggatttaaaaaaatcaacaattaaaatagtaaaattgtatacatacatacatatataatatacatatgtgcatatctaTTTTGCagggtttttattttgaatttatagtaatatatttttttttaatttattaattaattacaattagTCAGATTGTTGAGTTTTGTAGCATATCACTCGCAAAAGtttacacaaatacatatgtggaactaaaacagaatttgattttgaatttgaatttgattttgttttactaattttttttttaattttgtggcCCCCTTTTTTCAagcgtattttttattatctgcTAGATTCCAATAATCATAATCAGTTATTTTAAAAGTTCAAAATCTCTTCTTGAAGAAGTCTGCTATGGATTCAAGAATTTCAGTAAAGTCTATTTACGCTGTAAAAGGGTTTATAATAATGTATCCACCGGTTCGATAGTGGTAATTGCTGGAATTTACTTTCaaattattccaaaaaaaattaaaaattagtaataaataatgttgGGTTACAACTATTTTCACCAATCACAGTCTTTTGTCATTGGAAAGTGTACGAGAGAACTTTTTGAAAAACtgtatgaattttttaaaactttttaaaaaatgtaaaaaggattctttaaaaaaaatttactttattttccttactttaatgatttaattgattttttttttgttattttaccaCCTAAGAGGGGGTGCGTGGAAAGAGCTCATGCGCACATGCGCCCGCGAGTACAGGGCTGGGAATCCCTGCCATTTAACATTATTCTTGTAAGCTATATGACAACACTGACTACATTCAATGAAATAATATGGTAACACTGTGATATACAAATAGTCCCGgtgaaaataaatcgaaaatagTTTCAGTATTAAGCGATAAAGTTAATGTACGTTGTAATGTGCACTGGGAGTGAGGAGGTTAAATTGGATTCAGAGTTTGTATATCTCTTTTGGCTGgccttataaattataatagattaGATTTAATGTATGAAATTAGTATGCAGTTTGAATTAAAGTTTctcaaacttttttaattaagcgAGTAGACTTGGCAAGTCATGATCCGTAAGAGAATTTAATATATTCGTAGATTTAGTGATTGAAATTTTTGTccgagctattttttttttgacggcacattttaaaatccaaataattttgctttaattaaattatttttgtatatttttccacaGATGGTAACGTAGTTGTGGTGCGGGCTGAAGAAGCCCTCATCGTCATTTTCGTGTTACTGCTTTGGGTAGCTGCCATTGCTCTCTTCTTCAATCGGTGGGGTAAAATAAGGTTTGtgttcgatgaattttaattgaaCTCATGTGTACTAAAAATTAAgggattattaaattttactgtaTTTTTCAGAATGCTTGAGCCATATCAACCAAAATTCCAGCAACAGCACAGGCAGAGCTGTGCTATGGTGGAATCTCAAAGTATATTAccggtatgtaataaaaattaagtattctatatttttattatatttttaatggaaaCTAATTGGAAAATACGCAAAATTGATTTatgcttaaaataaaaataaagtctaaaaataaatactgtgaaaaatcttcttataatatgtatgtataatgtaccaaTGTCGAAATTGACGTGCGTGGAATTTTGACCGAATGGaaatttggccgaatggacatttggccgatCGGACATATGCACGAACAGACATATTGTTGAACGGACATTTGACCGACGGATGTTTGgctgattgaaaaatttaattgcttttatttatttctaatcaGCATCGGATGGCGAATGACTGTGAATTTTAATGTAATCgcattgttaaaaataatataaaactaacaACATAAC from Arctopsyche grandis isolate Sample6627 chromosome 1, ASM5162203v2, whole genome shotgun sequence includes the following:
- the LOC143917664 gene encoding uncharacterized protein LOC143917664, with the protein product MNMHQLCVSGRRLWDQSVLGPPAEVEVSVKTGPPGNFNSTEGNPLLEDGNVVVVRAEEALIVIFVLLLWVAAIALFFNRWGKIRMLEPYQPKFQQQHRQSCAMVESQSILPILLRRETP